A single window of Toxotes jaculatrix isolate fToxJac2 chromosome 4, fToxJac2.pri, whole genome shotgun sequence DNA harbors:
- the LOC121181203 gene encoding zinc finger protein 316-like gives MMADCVGFQAQIASIIEILANSAVAEICKLVDDGYAALRSQMEQEREKSEKENDVLRQKLRDMDVKMRSYERRMRRRSQREEITAAHFRPPEGPDDHQPLVPPLPAPSEDKSFHHISKQEETKVLPLVKQEKVERDDCNLDLKVEVNIRAECGLSTALEPSEEISPTDVLDTSVTNITSSTIHPSSPTDATMDLTCRPRAKRKATKTLGNSLTVSSGGVPAPEAARRELGGSLTDGALKPEIQADDTTEEELHPSQLSAPVASDEPSPDRLNSLGLDLTWMQERVSHLGAAYAVAQLGLGNTETGHPSASFPSQAGGDSLDGPPTMLFTGGAHEMAAFAASFDMAAAAAAAAAVVAAPPPPPPPPPAPTAASTTTTSQRRSYGSGAAAAAAKDPVVCAVCGRVFPSAAALELHQRVHTGERPYTCPHCGKGFAQPNNLRVHLLIHTGERRYRCTLCGKSFISSSHLKRHRTVHTQEKPYSCSRCGQSFSQMCSVRRHRQQSQCGL, from the exons ATGATGGCGGACTGTGTCGGCTTCCAAGCGCAGATCGCCTCGATTATAGAGATACTGGCCAATTCTGCGGTGGCGGAGATCTGCAAACTGGTGGATGATGGCTACGCGGCGCTGCGCTCCCAGATGGAGCAGGAGCGGGAGAAGAGCGAGAAGGAGAACGACGTCCTGCGGCAGAAGCTGCGAGACATGGACGTGAAGATGAGGAGCTacgagaggaggatgaggagacgCAGTCAGCGGGAGGAGATCACCGCCGCTCACTTCAGGCCACCCGAAG gACCTGATGACCATCAGCCCCTGGTGCCACCTCTTCCTGCCCCCTCTGAAGACAAATCCTTCCATCACATATCAAAG CAGGAGGAAACCAAGGTGTTGCCTCTGGTGAAGCAGGAGAAAGTGGAGAGAGACGACTGCAACCTGGACCTGAAGGTGGAGGTGAACATCAGGGCAGAGTGTGGCCTGTCTACAG CCCTGGAGCCCAGTGAAGAGATATCACCGACTGATGTTCTTGACACCAGTGTCACCAACATCACCTCCTCCACTatccacccctcctcccccactgaCGCCACAATGGACTTGACCTGCAGGCCTCGAGCCAAACGTAAAGCCACCAAGACTCTGGGCAACAGTTTGACAGTTAGCAGTGGGGGCGTCCCGGCCCCCGAGGCCGCTCGCAGGGAACTTGGAGGGAGCCTGACAGACGGTGCTCTGAAGCCAGAGATCCAGGCAGATGATACTACAGAAGAAGAACTTCATCCCTCTCAGCTCTCGGCCCCTGTAGCGTCAGATGAGCCCAGCCCCGACCGCCTTAACAGCCTGGGCCTGGACCTGACCTGGATGCAAGAGAGGGTCAGTCATCTTGGTGCAGCATATGCAGTAGCACAGCTGGGTTTGGGGAACACAGAAACTGGACACCCCTCTGCATCCTTCCCCTCGCAGGCAGGTGGAGACAGTTTAGATGGCCCTCCGACCATGCTCTTCACAGGTGGCGCTCATGAAATGGCCGCTTTCGCCGCCTCCTTTGACATGGCTGCCGCTGCCGCTGCGGCCGCTGCTGTCGTAGCTGCGCCACCTCCACcgccccctccaccccctgccCCTACAGCTGCTTCTACCACCACGACCAGCCAGAGGCGGTCCTACGGGagcggtgctgctgctgctgctgctaaagaTCCTgtggtgtgtgctgtgtgcGGCCGTGTCTTCCCCAGTGCAGCTGCCCTGGAGCTGCACCAGCGCGTGCACACAGGGGAGAGACCCTACACCTGCCCCCACTGTGGAAAAGGCTTCGCCCAGCCCAACAATCTGAGGGTCCACCTCCTCATCCACACTGGGGAGAGGCGCTATCGATGCACACTGTGCGGGAAGAGTTTCATCTCTTCCAGCCACCTGAAGAGGCACCGCACAGTCCACACGCAGGAGAAGCCCTACAGCTGCTCGCGCTGTGGACAGTCCTTCAGCCAGATGTGTAGTGTTCGCCGACACCGGCAGCAGTCCCAGTGTGGCCTGTAG